The DNA sequence AAGCCAGATGAGATAGCGGTTTTTCTGTTTCGCCAACATCGCGCCGACCGTTATGCCAACAGTGCCAAACATAAGCGCCATCGGCAGCGACAAAAACGAACCGATAAGGCTGGAGACAACGAGAGCCGCAACGAGCAGCAACCAGGCAGGGGCAAGCCCGTGACGCATCGTAAACACCATAAATGGAAGCGCTAAAAACAGGGCAGCGACAAAGCCGATCACCGGCACGTACAACGCCATCAAAAACAAAACGGCAAACAGCGCGAGTTCGATGGCTGCTTCAGTGAGGGCGTGCGTTTTCCGCAATGAACGTTCTCCTTTCCATCTAGTTTACTCAGCATAAATAGAAAAAGCAGTAAGGTCCCCCTTACTGCTTTTTTCAGCTCACTCATCGGCAACGTACGGCAACAGCGCCATTTGGCGCGCCCGTTTGATTGCGACCGTCAGTTTGCGCTGATATTTCGCGCTCGTTCCCGTCACACGGCGCGGTAAAATTTTGCCGCGTTCAGAGATGAATTTTTTCAGCAAATCAACGTCTTTGTAGTCGATGTGCGTGATGTTGTTTGCCGTGAAATAACATACTTTGCGGCGTTTGCCACGACCGCCTTTCCGTCCTGCCATGCTTCGTTCCTCCTTTCCGCTTCTATCGTTTCCATGATCGTTCAAAACGGTAAATCATCGTCGGAAATATCAATCGGCTGGCCGTCATTGGCAAAAGGATCTTCGTCGAGGAGGCCAACCCCTTTCTCGCTTGAATGACGGTGGTTCTGATCTTGTCCGAATGGGAACGGATCCCCATAGTATCCGCCTGCTGCTGCCCCACGCTGCTCATTGCTTCCTTTTGGCTCAAGAAATTGGACGTTGTCAGCCACCACTTCCGTCACATACACGCGTCGGCCTTCCTGGTTTTCATAGCTGCGGGTTTGCAGCCGGCCGTCAACCCCGGCCAAGCTCCCTTTTTTCAAGAAGTTGGCGACGTTTTCCGCTTGGCGGCGCCAAACGACGCATTGAATAAAATCCGCCTCCCGCTCGCCCTGCTGATTCGTAAACGGGCGGTTGACCGCGAGCGTGAACGTGGCAACAGCCACTCCGCTTGGAGTGTAGCGCAACTCCGGATCTTTCGTTAACCTGCCGACCAAAATGACGCGGTTAATCATCAGAACCACCTCGTACTATATACAAAAAATTATTCTTCTTCTTTCACAACGATATGGCGGATAATGTCTTCGCTGATGCGCGCTAAACGGTCAAATTCTTGCACCGCTTTCGGCTCTGCCGTGACGTTGACAATCATGTAGTAGCCGTCGCGATATTTTTCAATTTCATAGGCTAAACGGCGTTTGCCCCAATCCGTCACATTCGTAATCTCCGCACCGTTTTCTTTCAACACGTTGTTAAACCGCTCGACGAGAGCTTGTCTTGCTTCATCGTCCATGTTCGGGCGGATGATGTACATGATTTCGTATTTTCTCACGCTCGTCACCTCCTTTTGGTCTAAACGGCCCTTCCCGTCGAAGGGCAAGGAGCAATAATCATTACTCACATTCGTTGATTATACCATGACTGTCGGCAATAAGCAAGGCTATTCCGCTTCATTCCGATGACGGAAACATTCGCCAGAATTAGCACTGGAAGTTCACCACGCCGCCAATCATTTTCCTTTCTCCGCGGCATTGCACATGGAACTCACGCAGTCTGCCGCCCCTTGGCCGCGGACTCTGTCGACAATGGCGTTACACATTGAACCGGAAGTGCATGATGTCGCCGTCTTGCACTTCGTAATCTTTCCCTTCCAGCCGCACTTTGCCGGCTTCGCGCGCCGCCGCCATCGAGCCGGCAGCGACTAAATCGTCGTATGAAACGGTTTCAGCGCGAATGAACCCGCGCTCAAAGTCAGAGTGAATAATACCGGCGCATTGCGGCGCCTTCATCCCTTTGCGAAACGTCCATGCCCGCACTTCTTGTTCACCGGCGGTAAAAAACGTCGCCAGCCCAAGCAAGCTGTAGGCGGCGCGAATGAGCTGATCGAGGCCGGATTGTTCAATGCCGAGCTCTTGCAAAAACTGCTGTTTTTCCTCATCGCTGAACTCGGCGATTTCTTCTTCAATTTTTGCACAGACGACAATCACTTCCGCATTGTCGCTTTTGGCAAACTCACGCACTTCCGCGACGAACGGATTGCTCTCCGGATCAGCGACATCGTCCTCGCCGACATTGGCGACATAAAGCATCGGTTTGGTCGTCAGCAAGTGCAGCTGCTTGACGACTTTCATCTCTTCATCGGCAAACTCGATCGTGCGCGCCGGCTTGCCGGCTTCGAGCGTCTCTTTCAGCCGCAGCAAAATTTCGTATTCAAACGCCGCCTCTTTGTCTTTTTGCTTGGCGATTTTGCCCACCCGCTCCACTCGTTTGTCGACCGTCTCCAGGTCAGCAAAAATAAGCTCTAAGTTGATCGTTTCAATATCGGCGAGCGGATCGACTTTGCCGGCGACGTGGGTGATGTTTTCATCGCTGAAGCAACGGACGACTTGGCAAATCGCATCAACTTGGCGAATGTGCGACAAAAACTTGTTTCCAAGCCCTTCCCCTTTGCTTGCTCCTTTCACGATCCCGGCGATGTCGGTAAACTCAAAAACC is a window from the Geobacillus stearothermophilus ATCC 12980 genome containing:
- the rpsF gene encoding 30S ribosomal protein S6 gives rise to the protein MRKYEIMYIIRPNMDDEARQALVERFNNVLKENGAEITNVTDWGKRRLAYEIEKYRDGYYMIVNVTAEPKAVQEFDRLARISEDIIRHIVVKEEE
- the rpsR gene encoding 30S ribosomal protein S18, with amino-acid sequence MAGRKGGRGKRRKVCYFTANNITHIDYKDVDLLKKFISERGKILPRRVTGTSAKYQRKLTVAIKRARQMALLPYVADE
- the ychF gene encoding redox-regulated ATPase YchF encodes the protein MGLTAGIVGLPNVGKSTLFNAITKAGAESANYPFCTIEPNVGVVEVPDERLTVLTDMFRPKRTVPTVFEFTDIAGIVKGASKGEGLGNKFLSHIRQVDAICQVVRCFSDENITHVAGKVDPLADIETINLELIFADLETVDKRVERVGKIAKQKDKEAAFEYEILLRLKETLEAGKPARTIEFADEEMKVVKQLHLLTTKPMLYVANVGEDDVADPESNPFVAEVREFAKSDNAEVIVVCAKIEEEIAEFSDEEKQQFLQELGIEQSGLDQLIRAAYSLLGLATFFTAGEQEVRAWTFRKGMKAPQCAGIIHSDFERGFIRAETVSYDDLVAAGSMAAAREAGKVRLEGKDYEVQDGDIMHFRFNV
- the ssb gene encoding single-stranded DNA-binding protein; the protein is MINRVILVGRLTKDPELRYTPSGVAVATFTLAVNRPFTNQQGEREADFIQCVVWRRQAENVANFLKKGSLAGVDGRLQTRSYENQEGRRVYVTEVVADNVQFLEPKGSNEQRGAAAGGYYGDPFPFGQDQNHRHSSEKGVGLLDEDPFANDGQPIDISDDDLPF